In a genomic window of Cardiocondyla obscurior isolate alpha-2009 linkage group LG08, Cobs3.1, whole genome shotgun sequence:
- the Metro gene encoding MAGUK p55 subfamily member 7 isoform X4, producing MTAVVVMDNVNWDPALSKLLNSLQENKSEIPSCTEEEFGFLSELLQSKELNALVNVHNKILSNVKDDKFFPVLSNSMDIDIEVLDLLSTKTHVSSDCKELFHLLQKPHIQGLLCAHDAVAQKDYYPRLPDIPLEVDEDEETVKIVQLVKSNEPLGATIKTCEETGKIVIARIMHGGAADRSGLIHVGDEVCEVNGISVEGKTPSFVLQILQNSEGTITFKIVPADSKSGVRESKVRVRAHFSYVAGDDPYIPCREAGLDFVKGDVLHIVSQDDAYWWQARREGDRNMRAGLIPSRALQERRILLERKEKEKDKEKSDEDNIKNDDFDREEVPTYEEVAKLYPRPGLYRPVVLIGPPGVGRNELKRRLMATDSEKYKTPVPYTSRPPRPGEINGKEYHFVSREKMEEDLEAGKFIEYGEYKGNLYGTNSESVSSLVNAGYVCLLNPHYQALKMLRTPQLRPYIIYIKPPTFEVLKETRNEARARSTFDENNSRGFTDEEFTEILHSAERIEFLYSHLFDEVIVNADLSMAFEQLVNAIHRVESEPLWVPASWVQ from the exons ATGACAGCGGTGGTCGTCATGGATAACGTTAACTGGGATCCCG cgTTATCTAAGCTGCTGAACTCGTTGCAAGAGAACAAGTCGGAAATCCCTAGCTGCACCGAGGAGGAATTCGGATTTCTTAGCGAGCTGTTGCAGTCTAAGGAACTAAACGCCCTGGTGAATGTTCACAACAAGATCCTAAGTAATGTTAAAGATGACAAATTCTTTCCCGTGCTGTCAAACTCGATGGACATCGACATCGAGGTTCTTGATCTACTATCAACTAAAACGCACGTCTCGTCTGACTGCAAGGAACTATTCCACTTGCTGCAAAAGCCGCACATCCAG GGTCTCCTGTGCGCTCACGACGCGGTGGCGCAAAAAGATTACTACCCAAGGCTACCTGACATCCCGTTGGAAGtggacgaggacgaggagaCGGTGAAGATTGTCCAGTTGGTGAAATCAAACGAGCCCCTG GGGGCGACTATAAAAACCTGCGAAGAAACCGGCAAGATCGTGATTGCGCGAATAATGCACGGCGGCGCGGCCGACCGATCCGGTCTCATCCACGTCGGCGACGAAGTTTGCGAAGTCAACGGTATCAGCGTCGAGGGAAAGACACCTAGCTTCGTCCTACAAATTTTG CAAAACTCAGAAGGGACAATCACTTTTAAAATAGTGCCCGCGGATAGCAAAAGTGGAGTCAGAGAGAGCAAG gTTCGCGTGCGAGCACACTTTTCGTATGTGGCAGGCGATGACCCTTATATTCCCTGTAGGGAAGCCGGATTGGATTTTGTTAAGGGTGATGTCCTGCATATCGTCAGTCAAGATGACGCCTACTG gtGGCAAGCTAGGCGAGAGGGCGATCGAAATATGAGAGCAGGTTTGATTCCCAGCAGAGCTCTTCAAGAACGTAGAATTCTCCtcgagagaaaggagaaagagaaggataAAGAAAAGTCAGACGAAGACAATATAA AGAACGACGACTTTGATCGGGAAGAAGTACCGACCTACGAAGAGGTCGCGAAACTCTACCCCAGGCCGGGTCTGTACCGGCCGGTGGTTCTTATCGGGCCACCGGGGGTTGGTAGGAACGAGCTGAAGAGGAGGCTTATGGCAACCGACAGTGAAAAATACAAGACTCCAGTTCCCT atacgTCTAGGCCGCCGCGACCAGGCGAAATAAACGGCAAGGAGTATCATTTCGTGAGCCGCGAGAAAATGGAGGAGGATCTCGAGGCTGGAAAGTTTATCGAGTACGGCGAGTACAAAGGAAATTTATACGGCACCAATTCTGAAAGCGTCAGCTCACTTGTAAACGCCGGATACGTGTGTCTCCTGAACCCGCACTATCAAGCCCTCAAGATGTTAAGAACACCGCAATTGAGGccgtatattatatacattaaacCGCCGACGTTTGAAGTGCTGAAGGAAACTAGAAATGAGGCTCGAGCAAGATCTACCTTTGATGAGAACAACTCTCGCGGTTTCACG GACGAAGAATTCACCGAAATCCTGCACAGCGCGGAAAGGATAGAGTTCCTGTACTCTCATCTCTTCGACGAGGTGATTGTGAACGCTGATCTTTCTATGGCGTTTGAGCAGCTAGTCAACGCGATTCATCGAGTGGAGTCTGAGCCGCTTTGGGTGCCTGCCTCGTGGGTTCAGTAA
- the Metro gene encoding MAGUK p55 subfamily member 7 isoform X3, translated as MTAVVVMDNVNWDPALSKLLNSLQENKSEIPSCTEEEFGFLSELLQSKELNALVNVHNKILSNVKDDKFFPVLSNSMDIDIEVLDLLSTKTHVSSDCKELFHLLQKPHIQGLLCAHDAVAQKDYYPRLPDIPLEVDEDEETVKIVQLVKSNEPLGDGGVEPIVGATIKTCEETGKIVIARIMHGGAADRSGLIHVGDEVCEVNGISVEGKTPSFVLQILQNSEGTITFKIVPADSKSGVRESKVRVRAHFSYVAGDDPYIPCREAGLDFVKGDVLHIVSQDDAYWWQARREGDRNMRAGLIPSRALQERRILLERKEKEKDKEKSDEDNIKNDDFDREEVPTYEEVAKLYPRPGLYRPVVLIGPPGVGRNELKRRLMATDSEKYKTPVPYTSRPPRPGEINGKEYHFVSREKMEEDLEAGKFIEYGEYKGNLYGTNSESVSSLVNAGYVCLLNPHYQALKMLRTPQLRPYIIYIKPPTFEVLKETRNEARARSTFDENNSRGFTDEEFTEILHSAERIEFLYSHLFDEVIVNADLSMAFEQLVNAIHRVESEPLWVPASWVQ; from the exons ATGACAGCGGTGGTCGTCATGGATAACGTTAACTGGGATCCCG cgTTATCTAAGCTGCTGAACTCGTTGCAAGAGAACAAGTCGGAAATCCCTAGCTGCACCGAGGAGGAATTCGGATTTCTTAGCGAGCTGTTGCAGTCTAAGGAACTAAACGCCCTGGTGAATGTTCACAACAAGATCCTAAGTAATGTTAAAGATGACAAATTCTTTCCCGTGCTGTCAAACTCGATGGACATCGACATCGAGGTTCTTGATCTACTATCAACTAAAACGCACGTCTCGTCTGACTGCAAGGAACTATTCCACTTGCTGCAAAAGCCGCACATCCAG GGTCTCCTGTGCGCTCACGACGCGGTGGCGCAAAAAGATTACTACCCAAGGCTACCTGACATCCCGTTGGAAGtggacgaggacgaggagaCGGTGAAGATTGTCCAGTTGGTGAAATCAAACGAGCCCCTG GGCGACGGCGGCGTTGAACCGATCGTG GGGGCGACTATAAAAACCTGCGAAGAAACCGGCAAGATCGTGATTGCGCGAATAATGCACGGCGGCGCGGCCGACCGATCCGGTCTCATCCACGTCGGCGACGAAGTTTGCGAAGTCAACGGTATCAGCGTCGAGGGAAAGACACCTAGCTTCGTCCTACAAATTTTG CAAAACTCAGAAGGGACAATCACTTTTAAAATAGTGCCCGCGGATAGCAAAAGTGGAGTCAGAGAGAGCAAG gTTCGCGTGCGAGCACACTTTTCGTATGTGGCAGGCGATGACCCTTATATTCCCTGTAGGGAAGCCGGATTGGATTTTGTTAAGGGTGATGTCCTGCATATCGTCAGTCAAGATGACGCCTACTG gtGGCAAGCTAGGCGAGAGGGCGATCGAAATATGAGAGCAGGTTTGATTCCCAGCAGAGCTCTTCAAGAACGTAGAATTCTCCtcgagagaaaggagaaagagaaggataAAGAAAAGTCAGACGAAGACAATATAA AGAACGACGACTTTGATCGGGAAGAAGTACCGACCTACGAAGAGGTCGCGAAACTCTACCCCAGGCCGGGTCTGTACCGGCCGGTGGTTCTTATCGGGCCACCGGGGGTTGGTAGGAACGAGCTGAAGAGGAGGCTTATGGCAACCGACAGTGAAAAATACAAGACTCCAGTTCCCT atacgTCTAGGCCGCCGCGACCAGGCGAAATAAACGGCAAGGAGTATCATTTCGTGAGCCGCGAGAAAATGGAGGAGGATCTCGAGGCTGGAAAGTTTATCGAGTACGGCGAGTACAAAGGAAATTTATACGGCACCAATTCTGAAAGCGTCAGCTCACTTGTAAACGCCGGATACGTGTGTCTCCTGAACCCGCACTATCAAGCCCTCAAGATGTTAAGAACACCGCAATTGAGGccgtatattatatacattaaacCGCCGACGTTTGAAGTGCTGAAGGAAACTAGAAATGAGGCTCGAGCAAGATCTACCTTTGATGAGAACAACTCTCGCGGTTTCACG GACGAAGAATTCACCGAAATCCTGCACAGCGCGGAAAGGATAGAGTTCCTGTACTCTCATCTCTTCGACGAGGTGATTGTGAACGCTGATCTTTCTATGGCGTTTGAGCAGCTAGTCAACGCGATTCATCGAGTGGAGTCTGAGCCGCTTTGGGTGCCTGCCTCGTGGGTTCAGTAA
- the Metro gene encoding MAGUK p55 subfamily member 7 isoform X2, whose amino-acid sequence MTAVVVMDNVNWDPALSKLLNSLQENKSEIPSCTEEEFGFLSELLQSKELNALVNVHNKILSNVKDDKFFPVLSNSMDIDIEVLDLLSTKTHVSSDCKELFHLLQKPHIQGLLCAHDAVAQKDYYPRLPDIPLEVDEDEETVKIVQLVKSNEPLGATIKTCEETGKIVIARIMHGGAADRSGLIHVGDEVCEVNGISVEGKTPSFVLQILQNSEGTITFKIVPADSKSGVRESKVRVRAHFSYVAGDDPYIPCREAGLDFVKGDVLHIVSQDDAYWWQARREGDRNMRAGLIPSRALQERRILLERKEKEKDKEKSDEDNISLCSVPVPLPALCPRPSTSLHASPTKCNLQGIKTKKIMYDAAENDDFDREEVPTYEEVAKLYPRPGLYRPVVLIGPPGVGRNELKRRLMATDSEKYKTPVPYTSRPPRPGEINGKEYHFVSREKMEEDLEAGKFIEYGEYKGNLYGTNSESVSSLVNAGYVCLLNPHYQALKMLRTPQLRPYIIYIKPPTFEVLKETRNEARARSTFDENNSRGFTDEEFTEILHSAERIEFLYSHLFDEVIVNADLSMAFEQLVNAIHRVESEPLWVPASWVQ is encoded by the exons ATGACAGCGGTGGTCGTCATGGATAACGTTAACTGGGATCCCG cgTTATCTAAGCTGCTGAACTCGTTGCAAGAGAACAAGTCGGAAATCCCTAGCTGCACCGAGGAGGAATTCGGATTTCTTAGCGAGCTGTTGCAGTCTAAGGAACTAAACGCCCTGGTGAATGTTCACAACAAGATCCTAAGTAATGTTAAAGATGACAAATTCTTTCCCGTGCTGTCAAACTCGATGGACATCGACATCGAGGTTCTTGATCTACTATCAACTAAAACGCACGTCTCGTCTGACTGCAAGGAACTATTCCACTTGCTGCAAAAGCCGCACATCCAG GGTCTCCTGTGCGCTCACGACGCGGTGGCGCAAAAAGATTACTACCCAAGGCTACCTGACATCCCGTTGGAAGtggacgaggacgaggagaCGGTGAAGATTGTCCAGTTGGTGAAATCAAACGAGCCCCTG GGGGCGACTATAAAAACCTGCGAAGAAACCGGCAAGATCGTGATTGCGCGAATAATGCACGGCGGCGCGGCCGACCGATCCGGTCTCATCCACGTCGGCGACGAAGTTTGCGAAGTCAACGGTATCAGCGTCGAGGGAAAGACACCTAGCTTCGTCCTACAAATTTTG CAAAACTCAGAAGGGACAATCACTTTTAAAATAGTGCCCGCGGATAGCAAAAGTGGAGTCAGAGAGAGCAAG gTTCGCGTGCGAGCACACTTTTCGTATGTGGCAGGCGATGACCCTTATATTCCCTGTAGGGAAGCCGGATTGGATTTTGTTAAGGGTGATGTCCTGCATATCGTCAGTCAAGATGACGCCTACTG gtGGCAAGCTAGGCGAGAGGGCGATCGAAATATGAGAGCAGGTTTGATTCCCAGCAGAGCTCTTCAAGAACGTAGAATTCTCCtcgagagaaaggagaaagagaaggataAAGAAAAGTCAGACGAAGACAATATAA GCTTGTGTTCTGTTCCAGTGCCTTTGCCCGCATTGTGCCCCCGTCCCAGTACCTCTTTGCACGCCTCGCCTACAAAGTGCAACTTGCAGggaattaaaactaaaaaaatcaTGTATGACGCTGCAGAGAACGACGACTTTGATCGGGAAGAAGTACCGACCTACGAAGAGGTCGCGAAACTCTACCCCAGGCCGGGTCTGTACCGGCCGGTGGTTCTTATCGGGCCACCGGGGGTTGGTAGGAACGAGCTGAAGAGGAGGCTTATGGCAACCGACAGTGAAAAATACAAGACTCCAGTTCCCT atacgTCTAGGCCGCCGCGACCAGGCGAAATAAACGGCAAGGAGTATCATTTCGTGAGCCGCGAGAAAATGGAGGAGGATCTCGAGGCTGGAAAGTTTATCGAGTACGGCGAGTACAAAGGAAATTTATACGGCACCAATTCTGAAAGCGTCAGCTCACTTGTAAACGCCGGATACGTGTGTCTCCTGAACCCGCACTATCAAGCCCTCAAGATGTTAAGAACACCGCAATTGAGGccgtatattatatacattaaacCGCCGACGTTTGAAGTGCTGAAGGAAACTAGAAATGAGGCTCGAGCAAGATCTACCTTTGATGAGAACAACTCTCGCGGTTTCACG GACGAAGAATTCACCGAAATCCTGCACAGCGCGGAAAGGATAGAGTTCCTGTACTCTCATCTCTTCGACGAGGTGATTGTGAACGCTGATCTTTCTATGGCGTTTGAGCAGCTAGTCAACGCGATTCATCGAGTGGAGTCTGAGCCGCTTTGGGTGCCTGCCTCGTGGGTTCAGTAA
- the LOC139105101 gene encoding uncharacterized protein, with product MVGGRRVKHTSGETTTTSTVTGGVTNKSDNNVVVSTVQPTTTQQKVRRIFDETRWRESGSRRRVKCTSSDTAYCVVNNYSIVASRGELARNNRGVSETTTTSVITKRRASPIVNGRIHSKEEAARNGIPVAEEPRRSKDVSKDSTRPGVSRVIQRGIIKSASVPKDLKEGLLAKERTLQRVPEDGILKRSTAYLASLAHHPSGKLAERNLPDDELARFLRPSDDYELRGLPSRHGSLKGYFSILTSGDNAGLRTLRPSASVDTFSSSKKGIGVKKSVSFSSDTSFEEKRAPYRKPAVHEAKVYRKGVLQDHLRKETIKSKVPPSWEIPSGGPTALLRAAREADDTGLKEIVAQARKVGLKGMDVNVVDSSGRTAISYMAGNGAASMLELALSFEGVDPNLPDNEGNTPLHFAAQAGQTECLNILLQRCPDIEVDARNTLGFTPLMKAALQGRTKCAKILLFAGANPTLRDHGRGLRAEQWARFCGRYVCAEMIERFARHRLLERSTSCRWGSEPELAAKVLQGKVTPVPTTPLPQSSGLKSKIRKVFRTTSSPDRNFSLVSQLTSAALCASSPALPKPSPVVKSLLRPLSVPQLRVTLVSQQDFLDKTSEKYGTNFTDKIENSIAKPPRSKKKSK from the exons ATGGTAGGTGGCCGCAGGGTGAAGCATACGAGCGGTGAAACCACCACCACGTCCACGGTCACCGGCGGCGTTACCAATAAGAGCGACAACAACGTCGTTGTCTCCACCGTGCAGCCGACCACCACTCAGCAA AAAGTTCGGCGGATCTTTGACGAGACTAGGTGGCGAGAAAGCGGCTCACGCAGACGCGTGAAATGCACGTCGTCGGACACTGCCTATTGCGTGGTTAACAACTACAGCATCGTCGCCTCTAGGGGCGAACTTGCTCGAAATAACCGCGGCGTGAGTGAAACGACGACGACCAGCGTCATTACCAAGAGACGAGCGTCGCCGATCGTAAACGGGAGGATCCATTCCAAAGAGGAAGCCGCACGGAACGGCATTCCCGTCGCGGAGGAGCCGAGGAGGTCGAAGGACGTGTCAAAGGATTCGACGAGACCCGGCGTCTCGAGGGTCATTCAACGAGGTATAATCAAGTCCGCTTCCGTGCCGAAGGATTTGAAAGAAG GACTTTTAGCGAAGGAAAGGACTTTGCAACGGGTACCGGAGGATGGCATCCTGAAGAGGTCCACCGCTTACTTGGCGAGCCTGGCGCATCATCCCTCGGGCAAGCTCGCCGAGAGGAATTTACCGGACGACGAGTTGGCCAGATTCCTCAGGCCGTCGGACGACTACGAGCTTCGCGGCTTACCCTCCCGACACGGCAGCCTAAAGGGATACTTTTCGATTCTAACGAGCGGAGATAACGCGGGACTTCGCACACTACGGCCGTCGGCCAGTGTCGACACGTTTTCAAGCTCGAAGAAGGGCATCGGAGTGAAGAAATCGGTCTCCTTCAGCTCGGACACTAGTTTCGAGGAGAAACGCGCGCCATATCGGAAGCCTGCCGTCCACGAGGCCAAGGTTTATCGCAAGGGCGTGCTTCAAG ACCATTTACGCAAAGAAACGATCAAATCAAAAGTGCCGCCCTCGTGGGAAATACCCTCTGGGGGCCCTACGGCCCTTCTGAGGGCCGCCCGGGAGGCGGACGACACCGGCCTAAAAGAAATCGTCGCCCAAGCTCGGAAAGTAGGCCTGAAAGGCATGGACGTCAACGTGGTCGACAGCAGCGGCAGA ACGGCCATAAGTTACATGGCTGGAAACGGCGCGGCGTCGATGCTCGAGCTGGCGCTTTCCTTCGAAGGCGTGGATCCGAATTTGCCTGACAATGAGGGCAACACGCCGCTCCACTTCGCCGCCCAGGCTG GACAGACCGAATGCCTCAACATCCTTCTGCAAAGGTGTCCCGACATCGAAGTGGACGCTAGAAATACATTGGGCTTTACGCCGCTCATGAAGGCTGCTCTTCAAGGTAGAACAAAATGCGCTAAGATTCTTCTCTTTGCTG GTGCAAATCCTACGCTACGCGATCACGGCAGAGGCTTGAGAGCCGAACAATGGGCGAGGTTTTGTGGCAGGTACGTGTGCGCCGAAATGATCGAGAGATTCGCGAGGCATCGTCTGTTGGAAAGATCGACGTCTTGCCGTTGGGGCAGTGAGCCTGAGCTGGCCGCGAAAGTGTTACAAGGAAAG GTGACGCCCGTGCCTACGACGCCTCTGCCACAATCGTCCGGATTGAAGTCAAAAATCCGAAAAGTCTTCCGCACTACCTCCAGCCCCGATCGAAACTTTTCCCTGGTGTCGCAACTCACTAGCGCGGCCCTCTGCGCGAGCAGCCCGGCTCTGCCAAAGCCATCACCTGTTGTAAAAAGTCTTCTACGACCGCTGAGTGTGCCCCAGTTAAG GGTGACGCTGGTTTCGCAGCAAGATTTTCTGGACAAAACCTCCGAGAAGTACGGGACGAATTTCACGGACAAAATCGAGAACTCCATCGCAAAGCCACCGCGGTCGAAGAAGAAGAGCAAGTAG
- the Metro gene encoding MAGUK p55 subfamily member 7 isoform X1 codes for MTAVVVMDNVNWDPALSKLLNSLQENKSEIPSCTEEEFGFLSELLQSKELNALVNVHNKILSNVKDDKFFPVLSNSMDIDIEVLDLLSTKTHVSSDCKELFHLLQKPHIQGLLCAHDAVAQKDYYPRLPDIPLEVDEDEETVKIVQLVKSNEPLGDGGVEPIVGATIKTCEETGKIVIARIMHGGAADRSGLIHVGDEVCEVNGISVEGKTPSFVLQILQNSEGTITFKIVPADSKSGVRESKVRVRAHFSYVAGDDPYIPCREAGLDFVKGDVLHIVSQDDAYWWQARREGDRNMRAGLIPSRALQERRILLERKEKEKDKEKSDEDNISLCSVPVPLPALCPRPSTSLHASPTKCNLQGIKTKKIMYDAAENDDFDREEVPTYEEVAKLYPRPGLYRPVVLIGPPGVGRNELKRRLMATDSEKYKTPVPYTSRPPRPGEINGKEYHFVSREKMEEDLEAGKFIEYGEYKGNLYGTNSESVSSLVNAGYVCLLNPHYQALKMLRTPQLRPYIIYIKPPTFEVLKETRNEARARSTFDENNSRGFTDEEFTEILHSAERIEFLYSHLFDEVIVNADLSMAFEQLVNAIHRVESEPLWVPASWVQ; via the exons ATGACAGCGGTGGTCGTCATGGATAACGTTAACTGGGATCCCG cgTTATCTAAGCTGCTGAACTCGTTGCAAGAGAACAAGTCGGAAATCCCTAGCTGCACCGAGGAGGAATTCGGATTTCTTAGCGAGCTGTTGCAGTCTAAGGAACTAAACGCCCTGGTGAATGTTCACAACAAGATCCTAAGTAATGTTAAAGATGACAAATTCTTTCCCGTGCTGTCAAACTCGATGGACATCGACATCGAGGTTCTTGATCTACTATCAACTAAAACGCACGTCTCGTCTGACTGCAAGGAACTATTCCACTTGCTGCAAAAGCCGCACATCCAG GGTCTCCTGTGCGCTCACGACGCGGTGGCGCAAAAAGATTACTACCCAAGGCTACCTGACATCCCGTTGGAAGtggacgaggacgaggagaCGGTGAAGATTGTCCAGTTGGTGAAATCAAACGAGCCCCTG GGCGACGGCGGCGTTGAACCGATCGTG GGGGCGACTATAAAAACCTGCGAAGAAACCGGCAAGATCGTGATTGCGCGAATAATGCACGGCGGCGCGGCCGACCGATCCGGTCTCATCCACGTCGGCGACGAAGTTTGCGAAGTCAACGGTATCAGCGTCGAGGGAAAGACACCTAGCTTCGTCCTACAAATTTTG CAAAACTCAGAAGGGACAATCACTTTTAAAATAGTGCCCGCGGATAGCAAAAGTGGAGTCAGAGAGAGCAAG gTTCGCGTGCGAGCACACTTTTCGTATGTGGCAGGCGATGACCCTTATATTCCCTGTAGGGAAGCCGGATTGGATTTTGTTAAGGGTGATGTCCTGCATATCGTCAGTCAAGATGACGCCTACTG gtGGCAAGCTAGGCGAGAGGGCGATCGAAATATGAGAGCAGGTTTGATTCCCAGCAGAGCTCTTCAAGAACGTAGAATTCTCCtcgagagaaaggagaaagagaaggataAAGAAAAGTCAGACGAAGACAATATAA GCTTGTGTTCTGTTCCAGTGCCTTTGCCCGCATTGTGCCCCCGTCCCAGTACCTCTTTGCACGCCTCGCCTACAAAGTGCAACTTGCAGggaattaaaactaaaaaaatcaTGTATGACGCTGCAGAGAACGACGACTTTGATCGGGAAGAAGTACCGACCTACGAAGAGGTCGCGAAACTCTACCCCAGGCCGGGTCTGTACCGGCCGGTGGTTCTTATCGGGCCACCGGGGGTTGGTAGGAACGAGCTGAAGAGGAGGCTTATGGCAACCGACAGTGAAAAATACAAGACTCCAGTTCCCT atacgTCTAGGCCGCCGCGACCAGGCGAAATAAACGGCAAGGAGTATCATTTCGTGAGCCGCGAGAAAATGGAGGAGGATCTCGAGGCTGGAAAGTTTATCGAGTACGGCGAGTACAAAGGAAATTTATACGGCACCAATTCTGAAAGCGTCAGCTCACTTGTAAACGCCGGATACGTGTGTCTCCTGAACCCGCACTATCAAGCCCTCAAGATGTTAAGAACACCGCAATTGAGGccgtatattatatacattaaacCGCCGACGTTTGAAGTGCTGAAGGAAACTAGAAATGAGGCTCGAGCAAGATCTACCTTTGATGAGAACAACTCTCGCGGTTTCACG GACGAAGAATTCACCGAAATCCTGCACAGCGCGGAAAGGATAGAGTTCCTGTACTCTCATCTCTTCGACGAGGTGATTGTGAACGCTGATCTTTCTATGGCGTTTGAGCAGCTAGTCAACGCGATTCATCGAGTGGAGTCTGAGCCGCTTTGGGTGCCTGCCTCGTGGGTTCAGTAA